The sequence gttctttttattcttcaaatatacacatatattcaTCTAATTCACTATTAGAATTACTAGAATAATCTGATTGTGATTATGAATCAAAAACATTAACAATATAAATACTTTCATTATCACTGAAATTATCATCAAGACTATATAAATTGATTCTAagtcttcatcatcttctaattgaaattgttcaattaattgtatttttttctctagTTTTCTTTCCTAATTTGGGACACTTAGGTCTAATTATGTCCTACTTCACCACAAAGACAACATTTACATGTTCTTTTATTGGGTACTTTATATTTTGTAATCCGTagtttatttgttcttttcctAAATTGTTTAgggatatattttcttcttctaaaagTTTTTGAAGGttgaattataaattttttatattgttgtttatatggtccaatttttttagagatatttagacATATATCCATTCTTAGaactaataatatagataaatcatacaccatttaatttctataaacaaacccaaaaaatgacagctggctctattgaatttaattttgattattaaattactttgatgacctattgagtgttttggattttttatttatttatgaggttgtgggttgggtttgttttaagaaatcaatgacagtttgtaatttaaaagaagttaaaagcctttttgttatgttgtaaatgatttttgtatgtgtttctaaagtcaatttcatataggtttttttttataaataatttgggctcctatattgggtataatagtgaatcctcctattttctataactctttcTATATGTCTTTTTCTGCTTAAATTTTCTATGACATCCATATTTCTTAGGTAAACCTGTATTTTTATAGCTCATGTAAAACTGTTTTCtaatttgtctttttgcttttattttactACATTCATATCATAATATATCGTATACATGTTGTATTCTTGTTCTTATGGATACATCTAGTTTCCTATGGCATTTTTGCCATTcattccaaattctttctcctattggtcatttaatttttgtcatATAAGTATCTAATAAATTAAGATCATCAATTCTGCAAGTTCTGCCTAAATACTTGAAAAAGTCTGAAGTATATTCACTAATATATTGCAAATCataaatttgtaattgttCTAAATTTCTTATGGCTCTAATTTGTTCTTGTTCATTTCTACCATCTAATCTATATGATctaaaaattcatatttaattaatttaacaaaagCATCTATACTAAACATTTTTTTGCTGCTTGATGTTCTCttggatttttagttttccATGCTTGGAAGTAATAAAAAACCATTCCATCTAAAGTATGCTCAAAGTAATCTAACATATCTTTATTATTACTAAAATCTAACATTTATGCTGCATGTACACATCCTTTTTCCCATCTTTCTATAGTTTTTTTCCCAATCTTGTGGGTCTACATGATCTAAGTTTAATATATTTCCTGCTAAActcatttgttcaattccTATATAAGgtattctattttttcttagTCTAATTGTTTCTTGTTGAAAAGCAGTTTTATCGGTCTCATTATTTTCTCTATATGGTTCCTTAGTTTACCTAAGATTTTGCTGGTCTGTTCTACTTGCATTAACTACAAACGGCCTAGTTGAACTATACTTGTCTTCTGCGGGCATGCATTATACTTCAATTAacatattttgatatttttttctccTAAAATATGTTCTAATcctatatttaaaattaaaatctttcatttctttatctGATAATCTATGTAATCCTAAATCATAAGTTctatatttttctatatatttttcttcatttaaattATCTGTCATTTATGAGTTTATCAActatattatcaaaattatgctcaatcatatttatttctaaATTATCAAATGCCACGTGTATTTCTTCTGCTCCACTTTCTAAATCttctatataatttatttgtttttaattagtAAATCTTACTATTGCTTCACCTATACGATTTTCAAAAATTTGTGCTTTATCAGATTGTCTATTTTTTGCTACTTGTAAATTTGGTAAAATCCATTCCGTTCCTTCTAAAAAGCTATTATCTATTGGTTTTGCCTCTATCATATTAACATGTTTACTACCAAAAATTTGTACTAAATTCTGAAATTCtatattaaatttataattataattatctaaaaaaatttctacatACATAAGACTAATACTAAAATTTTTGTATTCACCtttcatattataattttaatatgtttattCAATTCTCTAATATTCATGACATAATTAGGAATACATCCTATGACTATTAGGTTTGTGCTAAGATCTACTTCTATTGTACGTATAGCTGCTTGTTGATGATTATCCCATCCTATGACATtgatataaattatatttatttttatgagattttaaaaaaccTTTTCTAAGAAATTCTTGTGCTTCTTGTTCAATAGGGTATATATCTTCTGTTCTAactatttcttttccttttctcctaAAGAGTTCCATTTACTATTATCAAATGGATTTattctactttttcttttttgaagaTTATTTCCtaagattaaattttctaatttatcAATTAATTCTTTGGGCAGTGTGGAAGTAGTATTATGCACTACTTGATTGATTTATGTTATTTGTTCTTCTAATTGATCTACTTTTTCagctaaatttaaaattattttgataattaaattattttgtctTATAGGATATTACTACTTACTACAGATGTTGTAAAATCTGTAAGGCCTACTGATTCGTTATCTAATTCTTCCAATGCCTtgatatattaattattaattttagaATATGTCATTAAACTAAAAGTCTATCTATTTTATTATGTAATTTTTCTACTTGTTTAGTTAATGTTTTTTGTACTAATTGTATTTTTGCActtctatttttaattgctCAATAATTTCTAATGATTGGAGTTCTATTCGTTTTGGCTTGCTATCTATAAGATCTATGAGGTCTTTGATTTCGTTCTTACTAGGAAATCTTTGAATATTCTTATTATTATCTTCTAATTGAGATGTTATATAATCTAAGTTTTGTCTAATTATTTTTAGggaatttttctaaaaatataataataactGTTGAATTATTCTATTATGTTTGTTATGTTCAAATTTTACACTTTCTGCTTGACTAATTAAAAGGTCAACAATACTATTTTCTAAGGGATTGTTACTGCTGTGTAATaaatgtttgtgtttttttttgtgtgtggaaaATAACAAACTAATGTATTATtatctaaatttaattttatcttttgttgTTCATTAATTTGTAGATTAAGGTACTCTAccatataattaaaatttatctaagtttatctttttcttttattcttataGGTCTCCATCAAGAGCTAAACATGCAAATGGTTCATTGTTCTTAACTAGTGATTTggtaattaacaaaattttaacaaGTTATAAAAGGTTGGTTTTTTTATCAGTTATGTTCATTGACTTCTGTCCTCAAGGTACTTTACTGGTATAATCATATTATTAAGGTGCTAAACTAAAGCTCTAATACCATTATTTTCGCTGGTCTTGGTCAAGGTTTCTAAAGACCAAAATAACAACCGGACACCATGCCTAGAACATGGAACTAGAACATGGAACTGCAAAGACGCCAACTTAAAGGGTTATGGAGCAAAACTCAGAGGTTCCCTGACAGACATCTAGTTATTATTATGGCAAATATCAAACATGACTAAGTGCTCAAACAAAGTATTGATTGTCAGTTtagcaaaataataatataattatgaaaagtgtTTCCCTGTTTTGGACAAAAAGtttaataagaaaatcaaaaataaaagagaaaatactTGCTTAATTGCTTTTGTTGCTGGAACTGTTATGACCGGGTATTAACGGTGGTCGGCGGTATTAACAGTGATCGGAGTAAGAGAGTATAATAAGAGAATAAGAGAAAGTATATGAACAAAGGGAGTTTATTGATTGAAAACTGAAGGAGAAAGTACTGAGATTTTTTCATCTCTGGTATtgtacttttttctttggaatTACAAAACTATATACACCTATTCACCGACTCTACTAAGGATGGCTAAGTATGAGAAGATAAGTCTCTCTATCTTTCTGAACTCTCTTACATACTTCACATGCCAACTGATGGCAAACAAACGATTCTCATGCATTTTAAGACAAAACGCACTCGAAAATAtgtaaaaagaaacaaaagcatTGTTTCTAACACTGTCGTTGCGCAGTAATAATTGTTGGAGAAAGACAAAGTGACAAAGTCTTCACATGGTTTGATTGCTTGAAGACAAAATCTTCACATGTAGGCCTGGTCTATTCACATGCTGATGGTGGTTTTCGATGGAGGAAAGAGCTCTAAAGATAATGGGCTTTTTTGTCATTCTGAAAAgattttgggtgtttttgagAGCTGGCTGTTTCTTTTGGACTTTTCActaaattcctaattttgtatACCAACAATCAATCACTCCGACTTCATGACATTGTCGTTATTTGGCATTCAAACTTCATGTGGGACCTTTTTCAAGGGCATTCTCATCAATTTCAATGAATACAGTACCTAAAACATCTTGCTTCGTTAACATACATTATATTGCCAACAAATACAATGACAAGAATGCCTAATTGAGATAAATAACGAGAATGCCCTTGAAAAAGAGCACGTTGTCTTGTCACGTGCcataatttaacaaaaaagtgGCCAAAAGTGCCAAATTGTAACAATGTGTGAAGTTTGATTGATTAgttgtaacttgtaaataATATGAGTTTAGGTTGTAATTTCACAAAAGCAGAAAAGTTAAGTGTCATTtatgtgaatttatcataatctaaaatttgatgaGACCACCCTCCTTCCAATTAGTGATGGCAAAAATCCCACCTAGTCAGGTGTCCATCGGGTACCCGCCCCTAAAAGGGGGAAGATTTTAGGTAAAATCGGGGACTGGTACAGGGATCcctgaattttaaaaatccccAGCTGGAGATGGGCCGGGGATGATATTGTTATTCCTATCCCCAAATCTGGCCCGATTAgtgatatgtatatatattttttaaataataaatatcgAATATAGAATATATATTCCAATAAACCATATAGGAAATAATTCATGATTTTCTTAGTTGACCAAGAAACATatagaaattattatttttatgtgCTTTCCCTGACTCGTTATTAGAACTTCCTCCCATATTGTTTGATGAAGCTATGGTGCTAGTGCTACAGTGCTaccatggtttttttttttttttcaattttttttttgtaggtctTTAATGTATTTTTGTGTGGTTAATTTTAGCGGTAGAATAAGAATTTTGCGACAAAATATGTACTTTTGATTGTGGATAATATGATTTCTAGTAGTTTGTCAAATTGTTGAGATGATTTTGAGTagttaatttgaattttatgatttaatgAATGTAATTgagttgatttttttggtcaaaattgAGTGCagtatatttttaataaataaaaatcggGAATTCGGGGCGAGTTTGGGAGACAACCTCTTTATGCGGACTTGAATGGGAATTCCCTGAAATTTCTTACCGGGGATTGGGGCGGAGATGGGAGCGGAAATGGAGAGCAGTGACAGAGATAATATTGCCATAGCTATCCTCGAACCGGCCTGTTGCCATCCCTACTTCTGATCCTAAGAAAGTACCACGAACTCTTTGTGCGATCCGCTGTTAGTTTATCAAACATTATACCTTGACGCCGCGTGGACTCACCGGTGACAACAAATTTCTTCACCTTCCCCGCCTTCActttcaactttcaactttcaacttCCCTTTCCTCTTCCAATAAcattaacaaaacaacaaaacataaataaataaatataaaataaaaagataaatataaaataagcAGTAAATCAGAATTCAAACAGCTCCATGAGACTTCGATCGCGATCGAAGTAGAGAGCTTTCAgagccctaaaccctaagcccCGAAGATCCGAAGCAGAGATGGCGATTCTCTACGCGGTGGTGGCTCGAGGAACAATCGTGTTGGCCGAGTTCAGCGCGGTCACAGGGAACACAGGGGCAGTGGCTCGGCGCATCTTGGAAAAGCTTCCATCGGAGGCGGATTCTAGGGTTTGCTTCTCTCAGGATCGGTACATCTTCCACATACTCAAATCCGATGGCCTCACTTTTCTTTGCATGGCCAACGACACCTTCGGCAGTGCGTAAcgtattttcttcaattgtgTTCTTCAATTTCGCTTTGGGAATTCAATTTTggtgctttctttttctggatTTTATGGGTTTTGAGTATGttggtgttttgttttggtgcaGGGAGAATACCCTTTTCATACTTGGAGGATATTCATATGAGatttatgaaaaattatgGCAGAGTGGCCCCTTATGCTCCTGCTTATGCAATGAACGACGAATTTTCGAGGGTTTTGCATCAGCAGATGGAGTTTTTCTCCAGCAATCCTAGCGCTGATACTCTCAACCGTGTGAG comes from Prunus dulcis chromosome 6, ALMONDv2, whole genome shotgun sequence and encodes:
- the LOC117632476 gene encoding vesicle-associated membrane protein 714 isoform X1, translating into MAILYAVVARGTIVLAEFSAVTGNTGAVARRILEKLPSEADSRVCFSQDRYIFHILKSDGLTFLCMANDTFGRRIPFSYLEDIHMRFMKNYGRVAPYAPAYAMNDEFSRVLHQQMEFFSSNPSADTLNRVRGEVGEIRTIMVDNIEKILERGDRIELLVDKTATMQDSAFHFKKQSKRLRRALWMKNAKLLALLTCLIVVLLYIIIAVCCGGVTLPSCRS
- the LOC117632476 gene encoding vesicle-associated membrane protein 714 isoform X2; its protein translation is MAILYAVVARGTIVLAEFSAVTGNTGAVARRILEKLPSEADSRVCFSQDRYIFHILKSDGLTFLCMANDTFGRRIPFSYLEDIHMRFMKNYGRVAPYAPAYAMNDEFSRVLHQQMEFFSSNPSADTLNRVRGEVGEIRTIMVDNIEKILERGDRIELLVDKTATMQDSAFHFKKQSKRLRRALWMKNAKLLL